GAGAGTTTGAATAAATATGAGGAAGAATACTATGAAGCCTTATATGAGCATATAGGAAGACATTTAGAATTGCTTGGTGTAAAGAAGAACAATTAAACATAAATAAGGGGAGAAATTAAATGGTAAAAGTTAAGTGGGGGATTTTAGGTTATGCAAGGATAGCTAGACTTTTTACAATACCATCTATATTAAACTCTAGTAATTCGGAATTTTATGCAATTGCATCTAGAGATGAGGATAAATTGAAAGAATGTCAAGAAAAGTATGGTTGCAAAAAAACTTATTTATCCTATGATGAACTTTTATGTGATCCTAAAGTAGATGCTGTATATATTCCATTACCTAATTCTCTGCATAAAGAATGGGTAATAAAATCTGTAGAAAAAGGCAAACATGTTCTATGTGAGAAACCTATTAGTATTAATGCAAAAGAAGCGGTAGAGATGAAAGAAGCTAGTATTAAAAATAATGTAAAACTCATGGAAGGCTATATGTACAGATATACAGATAGAACTAAAAAGCTTCAAGAAATTTTAGATAGTGGAGTTATTGGGGATATTAAGTATATTAATTCTACCTTCAGATTTTTTCTAGATAGAGAAAATACTATAAAAATGAAGGCTGAACTAGGAGGGGGTTCTATATATGACGTAGGTTGTTATCCCCTAAATTTTGTAGGGATGATAATGGATGAAAAACCTATATCTATATCTGCGGAATACGTTGATCAAGATAGTGTAGATATTATGTTTACTGGAACATTAAGATATAAGGATGGAGTTATAGCAGTGATAAACTCTGGATTTAATGCTTATGATAGAAACCATTCTGAAATAATAGGTACAAAGGGAATTATAGAAATACCAGATACATTCTTAGGAAATGCAGGAACTATTACTATTACAACTGAAGAGGGTAAGAAAGAAGTAGTAGTGGAGGAGTCAGAAAGATACCAATTGGAAATTGAAGACTTTGCAGATGCTATAATAAATAATAGAGAATTCCATATGAATTTTGATGATTCCATAAGGGATATGGAAATATTAGATAGATTAATTGCTTTGAGATAGGATTTTAGGAGGTATAATTTATTGAAGAATATATCTATTTAAAATTAAAAAATACTAGAAAGCAAGTGAAAGGGATTATTCATAATTAAATATGAGTAATCCCTTTGGATTTTAACTAAAGTCTATTTCGGAATATCAAATATTGATATTAAAAAAATAAATATATGGTGTATATTTACATAAGTATAGATCTTATTTAGATAAAGGTTGTTGAAACTTACAGAATAAATAGAATTTGTTAATTATTCGCCGATATTTAACAAATATAATTTACCAATCAAATACGTTGACAAAAAAATAGTCTATAATTAATGTATGCAATGGGAAACACAATCAATTATTATATGAGTATAATTGTCTAATATGAACATAGAAAATGTTTACCAATAGGTATTATTTATGTAAGGGCGTATAATTAAAAATATATAAGAGAAGGGGGTTATTTATTAAGTATCAGCTAAAACAGTAGATGGAGACTCTGTCGCAATTACAGTAGTTGCGCATATGATTGGTGATAATTTAGAATATGGTATTGGATTCTCAAATGCAACTAAACTAATGGTAGAAGAATGAAACGATGAAGGTGGAGTTAAAGATTCAAAGGTAGAAATAATACAATTTGATGATAAAAACTCACTAGAAGAAGCCGTATCTGTAGCAAATATAATAGTAAGTGATAAAAATAGTAATGTTGTTATAGGTCATTTTGTATCAGGAGTAAGTTTAGCAGCTACATCAATATATCAACAAAATAAGATAATTGAAATCTCACCATCTGCATCTCATCCAGATTATTCTGATGTAGGAGATTATATTTTTAGAAATAATACAGATGTAGTAGGAGCCTTAATAGATAAGGTAGCCCTTGAACCTTTAAGAAAGAATCATGCAGAAAGAATAACCTCGTTAATAACGACTATAGGTATATCTACTATAATTACTAATCTACTAACAGTATTAATGGGAAGTCAAAGAAGACAATTCTCAAATTTATTTCCAGGTGGTTCAATTAATATTATTG
The Tissierellales bacterium DNA segment above includes these coding regions:
- a CDS encoding Gfo/Idh/MocA family oxidoreductase, with protein sequence MVKVKWGILGYARIARLFTIPSILNSSNSEFYAIASRDEDKLKECQEKYGCKKTYLSYDELLCDPKVDAVYIPLPNSLHKEWVIKSVEKGKHVLCEKPISINAKEAVEMKEASIKNNVKLMEGYMYRYTDRTKKLQEILDSGVIGDIKYINSTFRFFLDRENTIKMKAELGGGSIYDVGCYPLNFVGMIMDEKPISISAEYVDQDSVDIMFTGTLRYKDGVIAVINSGFNAYDRNHSEIIGTKGIIEIPDTFLGNAGTITITTEEGKKEVVVEESERYQLEIEDFADAIINNREFHMNFDDSIRDMEILDRLIALR